Proteins from a genomic interval of Oceanispirochaeta crateris:
- a CDS encoding carbohydrate kinase family protein, with product MIVSLGEALIDFVSQKDLEFIGFPGGSPYNTSVAIARMGIPCQYLGRVSTDLFGNQLMEYLEKNGVGTKLVIRTDESSTLSFVQKQKDGQAKYAFFANQTADKSWREEELGQISLPGDTKIIHFGSISLSQEPCGRVLSDFLITSCSSYLLSFDPNIRPSLVPDRDVYLKRFENLCKVCTVVKLSDEDIQWLYPDLSLEDGILRILSFGAALVALTEGKKGASLITKTHRVLSPLFDLPVADTIGAGDTFHGAMLSWLHLRELFSKDQISAISEKELSELGAFANKAAGINCSRSGANPPSRDDMESIQF from the coding sequence ATGATTGTCAGTTTAGGTGAAGCGTTGATCGATTTTGTCAGCCAGAAGGATCTGGAGTTTATAGGATTTCCAGGGGGGTCGCCTTACAATACCTCTGTCGCCATCGCTAGGATGGGCATTCCCTGTCAGTATCTGGGTCGTGTCAGTACCGACTTATTTGGAAATCAGCTGATGGAGTATTTGGAAAAAAACGGAGTGGGGACAAAGCTTGTGATCCGTACCGATGAATCGTCAACTCTGTCATTTGTGCAGAAACAAAAGGATGGCCAGGCAAAATATGCCTTTTTTGCCAATCAGACCGCGGATAAATCCTGGCGTGAAGAAGAGTTGGGTCAGATATCCCTTCCCGGAGACACAAAAATCATTCATTTCGGGTCTATTTCTCTCTCTCAGGAACCCTGCGGTAGGGTTCTCAGTGATTTCTTAATTACCAGTTGTTCATCTTATCTTCTTTCCTTTGATCCAAACATTAGACCTTCTTTGGTTCCGGATAGAGATGTGTATTTGAAACGGTTTGAGAATCTTTGCAAGGTTTGCACAGTTGTAAAACTGAGTGATGAAGACATTCAATGGCTTTATCCCGATCTGAGTCTGGAGGATGGTATTTTGAGAATTCTTTCTTTTGGTGCGGCTCTTGTGGCTCTAACCGAGGGGAAAAAAGGGGCTAGTTTGATAACAAAGACCCATCGGGTTCTTTCTCCTCTCTTTGATCTTCCCGTGGCGGATACTATTGGTGCAGGAGATACTTTTCATGGAGCCATGTTGAGCTGGCTTCACCTTCGGGAGCTTTTTTCCAAAGATCAAATATCAGCCATAAGTGAAAAAGAACTATCCGAGTTGGGAGCTTTTGCAAATAAAGCTGCCGGTATAAACTGCAGCCGCAGTGGGGCTAATCCTCCCAGCCGTGATGATATGGAGAGCATTCAATTCTGA
- a CDS encoding MFS transporter, which produces MRAPHVKVNMRVKLGFGIGDLGGNLFFTFIGFYLLYFLTDVLGLSAALAGTTLMIGKVWDAVTDPVTGYASDRTISPWGRRRPYIFVGAIISLLAMYLLFSISPGQNQMDLFILTTLYFCLLNTAYTLVNIPYTALLPELTRDYDEKTLLTAYRMCFAVIGTFVGAAAVMPLVNLFPNEQTGWTIMASILGGIMMGTAFITVWAIREPQHKKEEVKGHGFFKTYLEALSFKVFLLVLIPWTLFIAGTSMIQGAMVYYFKYIFKDEASFQLALVALLSVSLLFIPIWARISRRISKKNCYNIGMLILTVAVLLFSFSGGFWPVSSAILIMGFAGIGLSTHYIMPHSILPDVVEYDAIENNGLRREGVFSGLWTFTSKLGQALALALNGWILSLFHYKPDVVQTPEAIKGIQLICGPLPALFYITGIFILMRFPINRDFYNKMIHSEEPAS; this is translated from the coding sequence ATGAGAGCCCCCCATGTCAAAGTGAATATGCGGGTTAAGCTTGGCTTTGGAATAGGTGACCTCGGAGGGAACCTGTTCTTTACGTTTATCGGTTTTTACCTCCTGTATTTTCTGACTGACGTATTGGGTCTTTCTGCAGCACTGGCGGGAACGACTCTTATGATTGGTAAGGTATGGGATGCGGTGACAGACCCTGTGACAGGCTATGCTTCAGACAGGACAATCAGTCCCTGGGGACGGCGGCGTCCATATATTTTCGTGGGGGCGATAATATCACTCCTGGCCATGTATCTCCTCTTCTCGATCTCTCCCGGGCAGAACCAAATGGACTTATTTATCCTAACCACCCTCTATTTCTGCCTCTTGAATACAGCGTACACCCTGGTGAATATTCCCTATACGGCGCTCCTTCCGGAACTGACAAGAGATTATGACGAAAAGACTCTTTTAACGGCTTATCGTATGTGTTTTGCCGTGATTGGGACTTTTGTAGGAGCGGCGGCAGTCATGCCTCTAGTGAATCTTTTTCCCAATGAACAAACAGGTTGGACCATCATGGCTTCCATTCTGGGAGGGATTATGATGGGAACGGCCTTTATCACTGTCTGGGCAATTCGGGAGCCTCAGCATAAAAAAGAAGAAGTCAAAGGCCATGGATTCTTTAAAACATACCTGGAAGCACTCAGTTTTAAGGTCTTTCTACTGGTACTAATCCCCTGGACTCTCTTCATAGCTGGTACAAGTATGATCCAGGGGGCCATGGTGTATTATTTTAAATATATTTTTAAAGACGAAGCATCTTTTCAACTTGCCCTGGTTGCTCTTTTGTCAGTAAGTCTCCTTTTCATCCCCATATGGGCCCGAATCTCACGCAGAATAAGCAAAAAGAACTGTTACAACATTGGAATGCTTATTTTAACTGTAGCTGTCCTTCTTTTCTCATTCAGCGGAGGATTTTGGCCTGTTTCATCTGCCATTTTGATTATGGGATTCGCGGGGATAGGCCTTTCCACCCATTACATCATGCCCCACTCCATCCTCCCCGATGTTGTAGAATACGATGCCATTGAAAATAATGGCCTCCGTCGAGAGGGTGTCTTCTCTGGTCTATGGACTTTCACGAGCAAATTGGGACAAGCCCTTGCGCTAGCCCTGAATGGATGGATACTGAGTCTGTTTCACTATAAACCTGATGTTGTGCAAACACCCGAAGCCATAAAGGGAATTCAACTCATTTGCGGTCCCCTACCGGCTCTATTTTACATCACAGGGATATTTATCCTGATGCGATTTCCCATTAACAGGGATTTTTACAACAAAATGATTCATTCTGAAGAGCCGGCCTCCTAA
- a CDS encoding class II aldolase/adducin family protein gives MRYQKQREAVASTMRRLYRQGLTTCSGGNISFRVDDHHVLITPAALDKGIINFRQIALMTLDGENLTPALRPSIETDMHLKILRSRKDISAVVHAHPLNASLMTATETPTIRTDLLAEARYLLKDPIFVPYALMGTEGLGNNVSEALSDGAVAALLENHGVLTIGTTLLQAFDRLEVLEAAAAMTIKMKGLVKGVALSQRQLSEIDGMHTQPIVEK, from the coding sequence ATGAGATATCAAAAACAAAGGGAGGCCGTTGCCTCCACAATGCGCCGCCTTTACCGCCAGGGACTGACCACTTGCTCGGGAGGCAATATAAGTTTCAGAGTCGATGACCACCATGTATTGATAACACCCGCCGCTCTAGACAAGGGAATCATAAATTTCAGACAGATTGCCCTCATGACTCTTGATGGTGAGAACCTGACTCCAGCTCTCAGGCCCAGCATAGAAACGGATATGCATCTCAAAATACTACGAAGCAGAAAAGATATCTCTGCGGTTGTTCATGCCCATCCCCTGAATGCCAGTCTGATGACAGCGACAGAAACCCCTACTATCCGGACAGATCTGCTTGCCGAAGCACGCTACCTCCTGAAAGATCCCATATTTGTTCCCTATGCCCTGATGGGTACTGAAGGCTTAGGAAACAATGTATCTGAGGCCTTATCTGATGGGGCTGTCGCAGCTCTTCTCGAAAACCACGGTGTTTTAACAATTGGAACAACCCTGCTTCAGGCTTTCGACCGCCTGGAAGTACTGGAAGCCGCAGCGGCTATGACCATAAAAATGAAGGGCCTTGTCAAAGGGGTCGCACTGAGTCAGAGGCAGCTCTCAGAAATCGATGGTATGCATACTCAGCCAATCGTTGAAAAATAA
- a CDS encoding LacI family DNA-binding transcriptional regulator, which produces MKDVAQSVGVSVTTVSHALNGTRFVDQATKNRVLKCVQELGYVPNILAQSLKGKGTKTIGIIVSDISETFFSEIVKSIEKTAGEEGYNIMLCDSEGSSEKEDLYIHLLLQKGADGLIIAPVDQYKEFQWENQTSKPYVQIDRKIQKAKGSFIGIDNAGSAQRAVEILIENGCQKIGFIGYKDLFYTMGERRRGYLNALESAGLPPYQFISEHRGESLDSLAVWMRQVCPDGLLCTNEVLSYYALLAAEENKVDVPQDLKIIGYDDARWLSLLKTPLTVLRQPTEEIGRSAIQKIIELIGGTCPEGRKDIIHNWEMVVRESCGSQNKK; this is translated from the coding sequence ATGAAGGATGTTGCCCAGTCTGTGGGGGTGTCTGTCACAACCGTTTCACATGCCTTGAATGGCACCCGATTTGTCGATCAGGCAACGAAGAATCGAGTGCTCAAATGCGTGCAGGAGCTGGGATATGTCCCTAACATTCTGGCACAAAGCCTCAAGGGGAAGGGCACGAAAACAATCGGTATCATTGTTTCTGATATTAGCGAAACTTTTTTTTCTGAAATTGTAAAATCAATTGAAAAGACCGCCGGAGAAGAAGGGTATAACATTATGCTCTGCGATTCCGAAGGAAGCAGTGAGAAAGAAGATCTTTACATCCATTTACTCCTGCAAAAGGGCGCCGATGGATTGATCATCGCCCCTGTGGATCAATACAAAGAGTTTCAGTGGGAGAATCAAACATCCAAACCCTATGTTCAGATAGATCGAAAAATACAAAAAGCGAAGGGCTCTTTTATTGGTATCGATAATGCAGGTTCGGCTCAAAGAGCGGTTGAAATTCTCATAGAGAATGGATGTCAAAAAATAGGTTTCATAGGGTACAAAGATCTGTTTTATACGATGGGAGAGCGTCGCAGGGGATATTTGAATGCTCTTGAATCGGCAGGTCTCCCCCCCTATCAATTTATATCAGAACACCGGGGAGAATCTCTTGATTCCCTTGCCGTGTGGATGCGGCAGGTTTGTCCAGATGGCCTTTTATGCACGAATGAAGTCCTCTCATACTATGCATTATTGGCTGCAGAAGAGAATAAGGTGGATGTTCCTCAAGACCTTAAAATTATCGGATATGACGATGCACGCTGGCTGAGCCTGTTGAAAACACCACTGACAGTGCTGCGTCAGCCAACTGAAGAAATAGGCCGATCGGCTATTCAGAAGATCATAGAATTGATTGGAGGGACATGTCCTGAAGGGCGGAAAGATATCATTCATAACTGGGAAATGGTCGTGCGGGAATCGTGCGGAAGTCAGAATAAAAAATAG